In Candidatus Saganbacteria bacterium, a single window of DNA contains:
- a CDS encoding DnaJ domain-containing protein, with protein sequence LKQLDYKDYYKILGVSEKVNVDEVKRAYRQLAKKYHPDMNPNDRKGAEIKFKEISEAYYVLGDEKRKQEYDMMRKGGYAYTGRPGQSYANTQGFDIDDLLSHLGFATRSSGKRSASTRSARSAQMDFDVFDDAFGDTFSPGERRGFTNVYSSSPQTENVSTDINAQIEIPKRIADNGGKVELSIQGRKNITVTIPKGVTDGTKLRLAGLGNPCPCCAKKGDLLVKIRIKG encoded by the coding sequence AACTAAAACAATTGGATTACAAAGACTATTACAAAATACTCGGGGTCAGCGAAAAAGTAAACGTTGACGAAGTAAAACGCGCTTATAGGCAGCTTGCCAAAAAGTACCATCCCGACATGAACCCTAACGACCGCAAGGGCGCGGAGATAAAATTCAAAGAAATCTCCGAAGCCTATTATGTGCTCGGCGACGAAAAAAGAAAACAGGAATACGACATGATGCGCAAGGGGGGATATGCCTATACTGGAAGGCCCGGCCAGTCGTACGCGAATACCCAGGGGTTCGACATCGACGACCTTCTTTCCCACCTCGGTTTTGCGACACGGAGCAGCGGCAAAAGAAGTGCTTCAACCCGGAGTGCCCGCTCGGCACAGATGGACTTTGACGTTTTTGACGATGCATTCGGAGACACTTTTTCACCGGGGGAGAGAAGGGGTTTTACGAACGTGTATAGTTCATCGCCTCAGACGGAGAATGTCAGCACGGACATAAATGCCCAGATAGAAATACCGAAAAGGATCGCTGATAACGGAGGGAAAGTAGAACTTTCTATTCAGGGAAGAAAAAATATCACCGTGACGATCCCAAAAGGCGTCACTGACGGAACAAAGCTCCGGCTTGCAGGTCTCGGGAACCCGTGCCCCTGCTGCGCTAAAAAAGGCGATCTTCTTGTGAAGATAAGGATCAAAGGTTAG